Within the Ailuropoda melanoleuca isolate Jingjing unplaced genomic scaffold, ASM200744v2 unplaced-scaffold31858, whole genome shotgun sequence genome, the region GGGAGGGCCCTCACCCAGCTCGTGATCCCCGGGGTTGTCCGAGATCTCCATGGCATAGATCTTGAGCCCGCGGGAGCTCTTTCCCAGGCTGTACGTGCGGGTGATAGTGGGGCACTCCTCGTTCACTACCTTCATCAGCTGGACGTGGCAGGGGGGACACTGAATTACACAACCCACCCCCCATGGAGGCGGCCCTCAATGCAGCAAGTGCCAGGTGCTCCCGCCCCCCTGATCTGTTCCGTGGGGACGGCGTCTGTGGTAGGAGTGGCTGCAAGCGACCCCAGCCCCTCTTGGGTCCTAGCACCAGAGGGAGACCCCCTGCGGGTTCCCCCTTCCCGAGGCGAGGGCGGGCCAACCTCCCTCTCAGGTAGGCAGTGTCTGGGATGGGAGCCCTGAACACAAGCTCCCCCATGAGCCCTGAGCCCAGCCGCCGGACAGGCCCCCACAGCCCAGGGACAAGCGCCCTACCTGGCGCATGTCCTTGTAGCTGTGGTGCCGGAAGTCCAGATTGTCCGTGGTCACCACCTCATTCTGGGTGTAGTAGCTGTGGACGGCtgcaggaggtgggcagggcccTGAGCCGGCCACCTGCCAGCCTGGCCAGCCCCCCCCGCCCGGCTGCCTGCCAGCCCCCTGCACTCACGAGACATGGGACACCCCAGCACTTCCAGGCGTAGGCACAGGCTGCCGTTCCAGGTGAGCGGGTAGACGCGGATGAAGCGGGCCACCACTGGCTCCGGGAGCTCGCTCAGCACGGGCGTGTCCTTGTCCACATTCCCATGGAAGGTCTGGGGAGAGGCCAGCCTCAGAGCAGCGCCCCCCCCAccaaaagccccccccccagccccaacGCCGGGGCAGAGCTGCGAGCTCAGGTGCCCACCATTTCCTCGTAGCCGTTGGTGTACATCGTCCACGTCTGGCTGTCGTTGCTGAAGCCCACGAAGAAGGAGGTCACGAAGTCATCACTGGGGAGCAGATGGCGGTCAGGGCaaggctgctccccctgccccaggtccCAGGCACTCAGGAGCTGCCAGGGGTGTGTGGGGCTTGCCCCAGGCAGCAGGAGGGGCTCCCACGCCCTCTACATGTCATGGATGGCTGAATGCGCATCCACGAGGATTGGGGGTGGCATGTCCTGCGTGGGACGCAGTCCTGGGCCCAGAGCCATCCACCCCTCGCTAAGTGCCTCTGTGTCTGGCTGACGTACTGGATGCTGGAGTCACGGCCCTGGGTGATGACGCCTGTGAACTTGGTGGTCCTTCTGGTATCTATCTCGATCCACTGTCTCTGAGCGTCATCCTCAGCGCACCACGCCCCGTCAAAGTAGTCGTCCTCGGTGGCCCCTGCCTGGTGCGGGTGGTGGGGACGGTGAGCCGGGGAAGAGCCCCCGGCCCAGCTGCAGGACGGGCGCTGCCCAACACCCACCTGCATGTTGAGCCTGC harbors:
- the LOC117798472 gene encoding adipocyte enhancer-binding protein 1-like, which codes for MSTPCCKGPGLWAPRSGFCGGSARASGPPGLGAVSLECPPIGMESHRIEDNQIRASSMLRHGLGAQRGRLNMQAGATEDDYFDGAWCAEDDAQRQWIEIDTRRTTKFTGVITQGRDSSIHDDFVTSFFVGFSNDSQTWTMYTNGYEEMTFHGNVDKDTPVLSELPEPVVARFIRVYPLTWNGSLCLRLEVLGCPMSPVHSYYTQNEVVTTDNLDFRHHSYKDMRQLMKVVNEECPTITRTYSLGKSSRGLKIYAMEISDNPGDHELGEPEFRYTAGIHGNEVLGRELLLLLMQYLCREYRDGNPRVRSLVQDTRIHLVPFAEPRWLRGGSAD